A genomic segment from Danio aesculapii chromosome 17, fDanAes4.1, whole genome shotgun sequence encodes:
- the LOC130245008 gene encoding NACHT, LRR and PYD domains-containing protein 3-like: MSVYEQREDAIHKAASPEPSCVSVKSNDSIIHPPNLSDGAVNSDLESVMLHLTWTDSDYHSISQRVKYQHKTNMKIRYERLFEGIKPEENQTLLNSIYTQLYIIEGESDGVNEEHEVLQMEKTARTQDTPIYCNDIFKPFNKPEHEEKDQIKTVLTKGIAGIGKTVSVQKFILDWSEGKASQDVDFMFVLPFRELNLIKDHQYSLHRLLLDFHPELQDLGSEMYEECKVVFIFDGLDESRIPLKFSDIERVSDVNESSSVAVLMSNLIRGDLLPFALIWITSRPAAANQIPSKYINRLTEIQGFNELQKEEYFRKRISDVDQARRIISHIRRSRSLHIMCHIPVFCWISATVLQKLLNEGDKAEIPQTLTEMYIHFLLTQINMKNQKYEERDPEKLLKSSRDMIVKLAELAFNQLMKGNVMFYEEDLIESGIDITDAAVYSGICTEIFMEESVIHQRKVYSFVHLTFQEFLAAFFVFYSYIVKNVECLKLFLYEEDQSEISFYDLLNAAVDESLQSENGHLNLFLRFLLGVSLESNQRLLQDLLPNRENSSEIIKRITQYIKVQIKGDEHLSADRCINLFLCLLEMKDQTLYREIQEFVKSHNHSVKKLSPSHCSTIAYMLLISEVLDEFDLKKYNTSDEGRRRLIPAIANCRKALLAGCNPTAQFCEHLSSLLQSPNSLRNLDLSQNNLQDSGIQLLSDGLKSSQCQLEILRLAGCNLTDQCCESLSSSLLSSNSLRELDLSNNDLQDSGVKLLSDGLKSSHCQLEILRLSGCMVTEEGCCFLASALRLNPSHLRELDMSYNQPGQSLAELISDPNYRLNTLNLDHGGKIRIIQGPQKYPCDLTLDVNTAHIHLALSEKKRKVTYVAKRQQYPDHPERFDECLQVLCKETLTGRCYWEAEWTGVADISVAYKGICRKGWSDDGLFGSNKKSWSLTCFNDNFTVRHYNTTMFISAPSLLSNRVGVYLDWSAGILSFYSVSDTHTLKPLHTFNTTFTEPLYAGFGICSSGNSVSLCDIR, from the exons ATCAGTGATGCTGCATCTAACCTGGACTGACTCTGACTATCATAGTATCAGTCAGAGAGTCAAATACCAGCACAAAACCAACATGAAGATCAGGTATGAGAGATTATTTGAGGGAATCAAACCAGAAGAGAATCAAACCCTTCTGAACAGCATCTACACACAGCTCTACATCATAGAAGGAGAGAGTGATGGAGTGAATGAAGAACATGAGGTTTTACAGATGGAGAAAACAGCCAGAACACAAGACACTCCAATCTActgcaatgacatctttaaaCCCTTCAATAAACCAGAGCATGAGGAGAAAGACCAAATAAAGACTGTTCTCACTAAAGGCATCGCTGGAATTGGAAAAAccgtctctgtgcagaagttcattctAGACTGGAGTGAAGGAAAAGCCAGTCAGGATGTAGATTTCATGTTTGTGCTTCCATTTCGAGAGCTGAACTTGATTAAagatcatcagtacagtcttcaCAGACTTCTGCTGGACTTTCATCCTGAACTTCAAGATCTGGGCTCAGAGATGTATGAGGAGTGTAAAGTCgtgttcatctttgatggtctggatgaaagcagaatcCCACTGAAGTTTTCAGACATTGAGAGAGTTAGTGATGTGAATGAGTCTTCATCAGTGGCTGTGTTGATGTCAAACCTCATCAGAGGAGATCTGCTTCCCtttgctctcatctggatcacctccagaccagcagcagccaatcagatcccCTCAAAATACATCAACCGTCTGACAGAAATTCAGGGATTCAATGAGCTtcagaaggaggaatatttcaggaagagaatcagTGATGTGGATCAAGCCAGAAGAATCATCTCCCACATCAGAAGATCCAGAAGCCTCCACATCATGTGTCACATacccgtcttctgctggatctcagCCACTGTGCTTCAGAAGCTCCTGAATGAAGGTGACAAAGCAGAAATCCCTCAAACTCTGACTGAAATGTACATCCACTTCCTGCTGACTCAGATCAACATGAAGAACCAGAAGTATGAAGAGAGAGATCCAGAGAAACTCCTGAAGTCCAGCAGAGACATGATTGTGAAACTTGCTGAACTGGCTTTCAATCAGCTGATGAAGGGCAATGTGATGTTCTATGAAgaggacctgattgagagcgGCATAGACATCACTGATGCTGCAGTGTATTCTGGGATTTGCACTGAGATCTTTATGGAGGAATCTGTGATTCATCAGAGGAAAGTCTACAGCTTCGTACATCTGACCTTTCAGGAGTTTCTCGCTGCTTTCTTTGTGTTTTACTCTTACATAGTCAAAAATGTggagtgtttaaaattatttctgtATGAAGAAGATCAGAGTGAAATTAGTTTTTATGATCTACTAAATGCAGCAGTTGATGAATCCTTACAGAGTGAAAATGGACATCTGAATCTTTTCCTGAGGTTTCTGCTGGGTGTCTCACTGGAGTCCAATCAGAGACTCTTACAGGATCTACTGCCAAACCGAGAGAACAGTTCAGAGATCATTAAGAGAATCACACAATATATCAAAGTCCAAATCAAAGGTGATGAACATCTCTCAGCTGACAGATGCATCAATCTGTTCCTCTGTCTGCTGGAAATGAAGGATCAGACTCTGTACAGAGAGATTCAGGAGTTTGTGAAATCACATAATCACTCAGTAAAGAAACTCTCTCCATCTCACTGCTCTACAATTGCCTACATGCTTCTGATATCAGAGGTGCTGGATGAGTTTGATCTGAAGAAATACAACACATCAGATGAGGGCAGAAGGAGACTGATACCAGCCATTGCGAACTGCCGAAAAGCTCT ACTTGCAGGCTGTAATCCTACTGCTCAGTTCTGTGAACATTTATCTTCATTACTACAATCACCAAACTCGCTGAGAAATCTGGACCTGAGTCAAAAtaacctgcaggattcaggaatACAGCTGCtttctgatggactgaagagctCACAATGTCAACTGGAGATACTGAG ACTTGCTGGCTGTAATCTCACTGATCAGTGCTGTGAAAGTTTGTCTTCATCTCTACTATCCTCAAACTCACTGAGAGAGCTGGACTTGAGTAataatgacctgcaggattcaggagtaaagctgctctctgatggactgaagagctCACACTGTCAACTGGAGATACTGAg ATtatctggctgtatggtgacagaggaaggctgttgTTTcctggcttcagctctgagattaaacccctcacacctgagagagctggatatGAGCTACAATCAACCTGGACAATCATTAGCCGAGCTAATCTCTGATCCAAACTACAGACTAAACACACTTAA tTTAGATCATGGAGGAAAGATCAGGATTATACAAGGACCACAGAAAT ATCCATGTGATCTCACATTGGATGTAAACACAGCACACATTCATCTCGCTCTGTCTGAGAAGAAAAGAAAGGTGACGTATGTGGCAAAGAGGCAGCAGTATCCCGATCATCCAGAGAGATTTGATGAGTGTCTTCAGGTTCTGTGTAAAGAGACTCTgactggacgctgttactgggaggctGAATGGACTGGAGTAGCTGATATATCAGTGGCATATAAGGGAATCTGCAGGAAAGGATGGAGTGATGACGGTTTATTCGGATCTAATAAAAAGTCCTGGAGTCTGACCTGTTTTAATGACAATTTTACAGTCCGACATTATAATACAACCATGTTTATATCTGCCCCGTCACTTCTCTCTAATAGAGTAGGAGTGTATCTGGACTGGTCTGCCGGGATTTTGTCCTTCTACAgtgtctctgacacacacacactcaaaccctTACACACATTCAACACCACATTCACTGAACCACTCTATGCTGGATTCGGAATTTGTTCTTCTGGTAATTCAGTGTCTCTGTGTGACATCAGATAA